One Capsicum annuum cultivar UCD-10X-F1 chromosome 2, UCD10Xv1.1, whole genome shotgun sequence genomic window carries:
- the LOC107862843 gene encoding 60S ribosomal protein L13-1-like, whose amino-acid sequence MKHNNVIHNGHFKKHWQNYVRKWFNQPARKTGRRNARQQKAVKIFPRPTAGALRPIVHGQTQKYIMKIRAGRGVSLEELKAAGIPKKLAPTIGISVDHRRRNRSLEGLQTNVQRLKTYKAKLVIFPRRAKKVNASDSSAEKLATATQVQGPYLPITGYQPTVDVVKVTDEMKSFNAYGKLRIERTNARRVGIRQKRAAEPEKEFLVVSVVC is encoded by the coding sequence ATGAAACACAACAACGTTATTCACAATGGGCACTTCAAGAAGCATTGGCAGAACTATGTAAGGAAATGGTTCAACCAACCTGCCAGGAAAACAGGGAGACGTAATGCTAGGCAGCAGAAGGCTGTGAAGATCTTCCCAAGGCCAACCGCTGGAGCTCTCCGGCCTATTGTTCATGgacaaacacaaaaatacatcATGAAAATCCGTGCTGGCAGGGGGGTTTCTCTTGAAGAACTGAAGGCAGCTGGTATTCCCAAAAAGCTAGCACCAACCATAGGCATTTCTGTTGATCATCGCCGCAGGAACAGATCCTTGGAAGGTCTCCAAACTAATGTCCAGAGGCTCAAGACTTACAAGGCTAAGCTTGTTATCTTCCCAAGGCGTGCTAAGAAAGTCAACGCTAGTGATTCTAGTGCAGAAAAGCTTGCTACTGCCACCCAGGTCCAGGGTCCATATCTGCCTATTACTGGGTATCAGCCTACTGTTGATGTTGTGAAGGTCACAGATGAGATGAAGTCATTCAATGCCTATGGTAAGCTGCGCATTGAGCGTACAAATGCCCGCCGTGTTGGAATCAGGCAGAAGAGGGCGGCTGAACCAGAAAAGGAATTTTTAGTTGTTTCTGTAGTCTGTTAA
- the LOC107862844 gene encoding period clock protein isoform X2 — MLPDHMRNTGGTTTPIAPGTTTNPGIGTRTGTGTDTGTGTGTGSNTGTTTNPGIGTRTGTGTDTGTGTGTGSNTGISNPAFGLGPSRNGGFNTEGSGSVTLHQNKVLFTIAFLLTSSLVVCLRV; from the exons ATGTTACCAGACCACATGAG AAACACTGGAGGTACCACAACCCCAATTGCACCAGGAACCACAACAAATCCAGGGATTGGAACTAGGACCGGCACCGGAACAGACACTGGGACTGGCACAGGCACAGGAAGTAATACAG GAACCACAACAAATCCAGGGATTGGAACTAGGACCGGCACCGGAACAGACACTGGGACTGGCACAGGCACAGGAAGTAATACAGGTATTAGCAATCCAGCTTTTGGTCTAGGACCATCAAGAAATGGTGGATTCAACACAGAAGGGAGTGGATCAGTGACTCTTCATCAAAACAAAGTTCTTTTCACCATAGCATTTTTGTTAACAAGCAGCTTGGTAGTATGCTTAAGAGTTTAA
- the LOC107862844 gene encoding period clock protein isoform X1 yields the protein MLPDHMRNTGGTTTPIAPGTTTNPGIGTRTGTGTDTGTGTGTGSNTGINNPAFGLGPSGNGGSGSNTGTTTPIAPGTTTNPGIGTRTGTGTDTGTGTGTGSNTGISNPAFGLGPSRNGGFNTEGSGSVTLHQNKVLFTIAFLLTSSLVVCLRV from the exons ATGTTACCAGACCACATGAG AAACACTGGAGGTACCACAACCCCAATTGCACCAGGAACCACAACAAATCCAGGGATTGGAACTAGGACCGGCACCGGAACAGACACTGGGACTGGCACAGGCACAGGAAGTAATACAGGTATTAACAATCCAGCTTTTGGTCTAGGACCATCAGGAAATGGTGGATCTGGAAGTAATACAGGTACCACAACCCCAATTGCACCAGGAACCACAACAAATCCAGGGATTGGAACTAGGACCGGCACCGGAACAGACACTGGGACTGGCACAGGCACAGGAAGTAATACAGGTATTAGCAATCCAGCTTTTGGTCTAGGACCATCAAGAAATGGTGGATTCAACACAGAAGGGAGTGGATCAGTGACTCTTCATCAAAACAAAGTTCTTTTCACCATAGCATTTTTGTTAACAAGCAGCTTGGTAGTATGCTTAAGAGTTTAA